A section of the Telopea speciosissima isolate NSW1024214 ecotype Mountain lineage chromosome 3, Tspe_v1, whole genome shotgun sequence genome encodes:
- the LOC122653781 gene encoding uncharacterized protein LOC122653781, giving the protein MGSRVGRKQRWFSQPLAPLMEGPDPETQCGSKKESSWDVIRNWVRLQRSFSSGNLSTPFDGNSPVKRQDLRLLLGVLGCPLAPVPLYDHPIHHLPMKDVPIETSSAHYIIQQYMAATGCLKLTKCRKNMYATGVVKMMCCETEIASGKNVRCVGSCRGGETGCFVLWQMSPGMWSLELVVDGNKVVAGSNGKIVWRHTPWLGTHAAKGPQRPLRRIIQGLDPKCTASLFAKAQCLGEKRIGGEDCFVLKVAADRAAVMERSEGPAEVIRHVLYGYFSQKSGLLIYMEDSHLTRVQAPETDTAYWETTIGSSIGDYRDVDGVSIAHQGRSVATVFRFGEVSMQHSRTRMEEAWKIDDVVFNVPGLSVDHFIPPADILNATHSPLIKLEK; this is encoded by the exons ATGGGTTCAAGAGTTGGAAGGAAACAGAGGTGGTTTTCACAGCCTCTAGCACCACTAATGGAAGGTCCTGATCCAGAGACTCAATGTGGGAGTAAGAAAGAGAGCTCTTGGGATGTAATTCGCAACTGGGTTCGATTACAAAGAAGCTTCTCAAGTGGTAATTTGTCCACTCCATTTGATGGAAACAGCCCAGTCAAGAGGCAAGATTTGAGGCTCTTGCTTGGTGTCTTGGGTTGTCCTCTTGCTCCAGTTCCTTTATATGATCACCCAATTCATCACCTCCCCATGAAGGACGTTCCTATT GAGACATCGTCAGCACATTACATCATTCAACAGTACATGGCGGCCACAGGATGCTTGAAGCTTACAAAATGTAGGAAGAACATGTACGCAACTGGGGTGGTGAAGATGATGTGTTGTGAGACAGAGATTGCTTCAGGGAAGAACGTGAGGTGTGTAGGAAGTTGTAGAGGTGGGGAAACTGGTTGCTTCGTTCTATGGCAAATGTCGCCGGGAATGTGGTCTCTTGAGTTGGTTGTCGACGGCAATAAGGTTGTCGCCGGTAGCAATGGAAAGATCGTTTGGCGTCATACACCATGGCTTGGCACACATGCTGCAAAGGGTCCCCAACGCCCTCTTCGCCGGATCATCCAG GGCTTGGATCCGAAGTGCACTGCGAGCTTGTTTGCTAAAGCCCAATGTCTAGGTGAAAAACGGATTGGTGGTGAGGATTGCTTTGTACTAAAAGTAGCTGCTGATCGTGCGGCTGTGATGGAGAGGAGTGAAGGCCCGGCTGAGGTGATTAGGCACGTGCTTTATGGTTATTTCAGTCAAAAGAGTGGGCTTCTTATATACATGGAGGACTCTCACCTCACAAGAGTACAAGCACCAGAGACTGATACGGCGTATTGGGAGACAACAATTGGAAGTAGTATTGGAGATTACAGAGACGTTGATGGAGTATCGATTGCTCATCAAGGAAGATCTGTGGCTACGGTGTTCCGGTTCGGAGAGGTGTCGATGCAGCATAGTAGGACCAGAATGGAAGAAGCATGGAAGATTGATGATGTAGTGTTCAACGTTCCAGGCCTCTCTGTTGACCATTTTATCCCTCCAGCCGATATCTTGAATGCTACTCATTCACCATTAATTAAGCTTGAGAAgtaa
- the LOC122655331 gene encoding uncharacterized protein LOC122655331, translating into MTEEEDIDSYMVRVNEVVNSIRGVGETLENSVVCQKILRSVLPRYDSKVSVIEEAKDLDIITLDEVHGTLKTYEMRTEKDDVDDHAMFMVFEEKENDSPRTSTTSEDEEEEEVDFEAELRSALKELKKEEDFEEKLSQKTTECTKLESENLSLKAKLEGESNILAEYSDFQKEIDALKAKVAEFENDSSIHDIETSSQVHPSSKKLDEILSSQRSTHNKFDLGFVGESSKSAKEKEKSTAQNPITVKDKRVEKNRCILVARSLMRSLVLKDQLTTNSILDL; encoded by the exons AtgactgaagaagaagacattgaCAGCTACATGGTTAGAGTTAATGAAGTTGTGAACTCTATCAGGGGAGTTGGAGAAACTCTTGAGAATTCCGTGGTATGTCAAAAGATTCTTAGATCTGTACTACCTAGATATGATTCCAAAGTCTCAGTCATTGAAGAAGCCAAAGACTTAGATATAATTACACTTGATGAAGTACATGGCACACTCAAGACTTATGAAATGAGAACAGAAAAAG ATGATGTAGATGATCATGCCATGTTCATGGtgtttgaagaaaaagagaatgatTCACCTAGAACAAGCACAAcctcagaagatgaagaagaagaagaggtggaCTTTGAAGCTGAGTTGAGATCTGCTCTCAAAGAGCTCAAGAAAGAAG aaGATTTTGAAGAGAAGTTATCACAGAAAACTACAGAATGCACAAAGCTTGAATcagaaaatctatctctgaaAGCTAAATTGGAAGGAGAGTCCAATATCTTAGCTGAATATTCTGATTTTCAGAAGGAGATTGATGCTCTCAAGGCAAAGGTAGCAGAGTTTGAGAATGACTCAAGTATACATGACATAGAAACATCTTCACAAGTGCATCCTAGTAGCAAGAAGCTTGATGAAATCCTTAGTTCTCAGAGATCAACTCACAACAAATTCGATCTTGGATTTGTAGGAGAATCATCAAAGAGTgccaaggaaaaagaaaaaagcacaGCTCAGAATCCCAttactgtgaaagacaagagAGTTGAGAAAAACAGGTGCATCCTAGTAGCAAGAAGCTTGATGAGATCCTTAGTTCTCAAAGATCAACTCACAACAAATTCGATCTTGGATTTGTAG